The bacterium genome has a window encoding:
- a CDS encoding V-type ATP synthase subunit D has translation MEQSSPTRTELLQKKTQINLANQGKELLKQKRDALMMEFMKVLDHALRMSNFLQRALAEGQYALATAQAVDGMITVKSASFATKANVTATITGTQVMGVPLPVVTKGVSPLRDQFSRGYSITGVSSRISETAEKFEKIVDVIIDNAHIETRLRRLGEEIQKTNRRVNALEHIVVPALRLQVSYIKMTLEERAREDLFRLKKVKKAIEKTKKNISK, from the coding sequence ATGGAGCAATCCAGTCCAACAAGAACAGAACTGTTGCAGAAAAAAACCCAGATAAACCTGGCGAACCAGGGTAAGGAGCTTTTAAAACAAAAGCGCGATGCCCTGATGATGGAATTTATGAAAGTCCTCGACCACGCACTGCGTATGAGTAATTTTTTACAGCGCGCTTTGGCTGAAGGGCAATATGCGCTTGCCACAGCGCAGGCAGTTGATGGAATGATAACCGTAAAGTCTGCCAGTTTTGCGACAAAAGCAAATGTTACAGCTACAATTACGGGGACCCAGGTAATGGGTGTGCCGCTGCCTGTTGTGACTAAAGGGGTAAGTCCTCTGAGAGACCAGTTTTCAAGAGGATATAGTATTACGGGGGTGAGCAGCCGTATCAGTGAAACAGCTGAAAAATTCGAAAAAATTGTGGATGTTATTATCGATAACGCCCATATTGAAACAAGGCTCCGCCGTCTCGGCGAGGAAATTCAAAAAACTAACCGCCGTGTGAACGCCCTTGAACATATTGTCGTGCCCGCGCTGAGATTACAGGTAAGTTACATTAAAATGACACTGGAAGAACGGGCCAGGGAAGATTTATTTCGCCTAAAGAAAGTGAAAAAAGCTATTGAGAAAACAAAGAAAAATATATCCAAATAA